The Candidatus Nanosynbacter sp. HMT-352 genomic interval GGTTATGCGCGGCAAAAAATGTCCTACAAGCACGCCAGCTCCATCTGCTGACGATCCGGCAAACATAACTTTGCAAAACGGATCTTCACGCAACGCAGCAGTTGTAGTTCTACTGGAGAATAACGGTTCTCAAAAGCAATTGTATTGCCAGGATGTATAATCCATAGATAAATTACAAATCAGCCTCGGTATGGGGCTGATTTTTTTATGGTTTTTTGTTACCATAAGAAGTATGATTGAATTTGTATTAGTGGGATTTTTAGGGGCTATTTTAGGTAGTTTCGCCGGAGCGCAGATTTGGCGCTTGCGAGCTCGTCAATTGATGGAAGATAAAAAAGCTGGAGAAAAAGTCAACCAAAAGGAATTAAAGAAATTATCTCCATTGATAAAAAAAATTTCCAAAGATAGATCTCGCTGTTTATCTTGCGGACATGAGCTTAAGTGGTACGATTTGATTCCTGTGGTAAGTTGGGCTGCTGGACTGGGGCGGTGCAGATATTGCAAAGCATTTATCGGTTGGATGGAAATCTTGCTAGAGCTAGTGATGGCTGGATTATTCGTTGCATCCGTGGTTTTTTGGCCTGGATCATTGACGGATATCTGGCAAGTCGCGTTGCTGGTCTTGTGGTTAGCAAGTTTGGTGCTGCTGGCGATTTTATTTGTCTATGACCTCAGATGGCTACTTCTTCCAGATGTAATTAATATTCCGTTTATCATTCTTGGTGCTATTTTTGCAGGAATAAAAGTATGTCTATCTGGCGATTTCTCAAAAAGCTTGATGACGTTATTTGGGTCGATTGCGATTCTGAGCGGAATATATATGGTGCTATATTTATTCTCGAAATATCGTTACGGGGAAGATAAAACTTGGATTGGTTTTGGTGATGTTAAGCTTGGACTTGGATTGGGTTTGTTCTTAGGAAACTGGCTTTTAGCTTTTGCAGCTTTATTTATCGCAAATCTTATCGGCACGCTTCTTGTCTTGCCGTCAATGATGCGAGGAAAATTGCAAGCCACTTCACGGATATGCTTCGGTCCATTGCTTATCGTAGGGTTTTTACTCGCTTGGTTCTTTAGCCGACAAATTTTAGAGTGGGGCTTTCTTATTGTCTAAGTAAAAAGCGCTTATGCTATAATGGAGAAGTGATGGGCAATAAACAAAAAGGTTTTACTATAATTGAAGTGATTTTGTTTGTGGCTATTTCTGGTTTGCTGACCTCTATGCTGATGGTTGGCGTAAGTATGTCAATTAATCGTCAGCAATATCGCGATTCGGTGCAGTCTTATGCTGGTTTTTTGCGAAATGAATACTCGAAGGTAGTCAATGTTGAGAATGAGCGATCTAAGGGTGCTTGTCCAATTGAAAGCTCTGATGGTCGAGCTGAAACTCTACGTGGCCAATCTGATTGTGTGATTGTCGGTCGCTATATTACCACTGAAGGTTCTCTGGGCTCAACGGACGGCAATCTGTACAAAACTTATCCAGTTTATGCTTATAGATCAGATAAGGGTAGTGCGTGGACTTATAAACGCGGCGCTGAGTCTGACAAATATATCGTTAATTGGCAAGCAAAAACTAGGTTCTCTAACCAAGCCAAAGATAGTGCGTATATTTCTATTTTGATGTACCGCCACCCAGAGACGGGACAGTTGGACATTAGAACTGATACGAGCCGATTCGGTGACAATTTAACTGATTTCGTCAATAATAAAAATAGTGCTGGAGTTGTGCAATCTGCTGGCGAGCAGCGTCAACAAAGGGAAA includes:
- a CDS encoding prepilin peptidase, producing the protein MIEFVLVGFLGAILGSFAGAQIWRLRARQLMEDKKAGEKVNQKELKKLSPLIKKISKDRSRCLSCGHELKWYDLIPVVSWAAGLGRCRYCKAFIGWMEILLELVMAGLFVASVVFWPGSLTDIWQVALLVLWLASLVLLAILFVYDLRWLLLPDVINIPFIILGAIFAGIKVCLSGDFSKSLMTLFGSIAILSGIYMVLYLFSKYRYGEDKTWIGFGDVKLGLGLGLFLGNWLLAFAALFIANLIGTLLVLPSMMRGKLQATSRICFGPLLIVGFLLAWFFSRQILEWGFLIV
- a CDS encoding type II secretion system protein; this translates as MGNKQKGFTIIEVILFVAISGLLTSMLMVGVSMSINRQQYRDSVQSYAGFLRNEYSKVVNVENERSKGACPIESSDGRAETLRGQSDCVIVGRYITTEGSLGSTDGNLYKTYPVYAYRSDKGSAWTYKRGAESDKYIVNWQAKTRFSNQAKDSAYISILMYRHPETGQLDIRTDTSRFGDNLTDFVNNKNSAGVVQSAGEQRQQREICVYDDGWLPGERLSIFLRSHAGSADAVVMGNATGGCADA